Proteins from one Hydrogenophaga sp. SL48 genomic window:
- a CDS encoding c-type cytochrome, which yields MKRSLLSLSLVLLTAPAWAAPADDEAALKLATGSGCMACHHIEPGAKGPNGLPPIGPAWRDVSAKYKSVKGAQQQLTATVLAGSSPYESHWKDKVSGLAMPPNKVAISSADAAQLVSWILALDVKK from the coding sequence ATGAAACGCAGCCTGCTTTCACTGTCCCTCGTTCTCCTGACCGCGCCCGCCTGGGCCGCCCCCGCCGACGACGAGGCCGCCCTCAAACTCGCCACCGGCAGCGGCTGCATGGCCTGTCACCACATCGAGCCGGGCGCCAAAGGCCCCAACGGTCTGCCACCCATCGGCCCGGCCTGGCGCGACGTGTCGGCCAAATACAAGAGCGTGAAGGGCGCGCAGCAGCAGCTGACCGCCACCGTGCTCGCCGGCTCCAGCCCCTACGAGAGCCACTGGAAAGACAAGGTGAGCGGCCTGGCGATGCCGCCGAACAAGGTCGCCATCTCGTCGGCCGACGCGGCCCAGCTGGTGTCCTGGATCCTCGCGCTGGACGTCAAGAAGTAA
- the trxA gene encoding thioredoxin, with protein MINVTIENFETEVIEASMHTPVLVDFWAPWCGPCKVIGPLLEKVEIDYAGRFKLVKIDSDQEQQLAQAFGIKSIPTCVLLMNGQPVDGFMGALPEGQIKAFLDKHVPAAEEVEAAAEEAEALDALAEGDVEGALAKLQQAVETDPNNDDARFDLVKLLLELERDDDAKVAFAPVIAKSAAVRRLDSLNRWMKARDAQDMVTDPEARAAELQAKIAANKRDFDSRFALAQLLLAHSQFVPAMDELLEILMRDKAWNEELARKTFIAVLDIIEPPKPKVAEGQVPPEDPTVATYRRRLSSVVLS; from the coding sequence ATGATCAACGTCACCATTGAAAACTTTGAAACCGAGGTCATCGAAGCCTCCATGCACACCCCCGTGCTGGTGGATTTCTGGGCGCCGTGGTGCGGTCCCTGCAAGGTGATCGGCCCGCTGCTGGAGAAGGTGGAGATCGACTACGCCGGCCGCTTCAAGCTGGTCAAGATCGATTCCGACCAGGAACAGCAGCTGGCCCAGGCCTTCGGCATCAAGAGCATCCCCACCTGCGTGCTGCTGATGAACGGGCAGCCGGTGGACGGCTTCATGGGCGCGCTGCCCGAGGGCCAGATCAAGGCCTTTCTGGACAAACATGTGCCCGCGGCCGAAGAAGTCGAGGCCGCCGCTGAAGAAGCCGAAGCGCTCGACGCGCTGGCCGAAGGCGATGTGGAGGGTGCGCTCGCCAAGCTGCAGCAAGCGGTGGAGACCGACCCCAACAACGACGACGCGCGCTTCGATCTGGTGAAGTTGCTGCTGGAGCTGGAGCGCGACGACGACGCCAAGGTGGCGTTCGCGCCGGTGATCGCCAAGTCCGCCGCGGTGCGCCGGCTCGACTCACTCAACCGCTGGATGAAGGCACGCGACGCGCAGGACATGGTGACCGACCCCGAGGCCCGCGCCGCCGAGCTCCAGGCGAAGATCGCCGCCAACAAGCGCGACTTCGACAGCCGCTTTGCGCTGGCCCAGTTGCTGCTGGCGCACAGCCAGTTCGTGCCCGCGATGGACGAGCTGCTGGAGATCCTGATGCGCGACAAGGCCTGGAACGAAGAGCTGGCCCGCAAGACCTTCATCGCCGTCCTCGACATCATCGAGCCGCCCAAGCCCAAGGTCGCCGAAGGCCAGGTGCCGCCCGAAGACCCGACGGTGGCGACCTACCGCCGCCGGCTCTCCAGCGTGGTGCTGAGCTGA
- a CDS encoding alpha/beta fold hydrolase: MSRPEPFFREAGAGPGVVCLHSNASHSGQWRELMDRLAPDFHVLAPDGYDAGKSPAWPADQPMCLDDEVALLEPVLARAGSPLVLVGHSYGAAVALTAALRHPGRVRALAVYEPTLFSLLEQEAPAPNDADGIRHAVTAAGEALDRDDTDSAARHFIDYWMGPGSWAATPAPRKPAMAESVRQVRRWGDALFNEPTPLAAFRTLDVPVLYMVGERSPTSARGVARLLCATLPQVQPLTFADLGHMGPITHAEPVNAAIARFLAGL; the protein is encoded by the coding sequence ATGTCCCGACCCGAACCCTTTTTCCGCGAAGCGGGTGCTGGCCCGGGTGTCGTGTGCCTGCACTCGAACGCCAGCCATTCGGGCCAGTGGCGCGAGCTCATGGACCGGCTGGCGCCCGATTTCCATGTGCTGGCGCCCGATGGTTATGACGCAGGCAAAAGTCCGGCATGGCCGGCGGACCAGCCCATGTGCCTGGACGACGAGGTCGCGCTGCTGGAGCCGGTGCTGGCACGGGCCGGTTCACCGCTGGTGCTGGTGGGCCACTCCTACGGCGCGGCGGTCGCGCTGACCGCGGCACTGCGGCACCCTGGCCGGGTGCGCGCCCTGGCCGTGTACGAACCCACGCTGTTTTCGCTGCTGGAACAGGAAGCTCCTGCGCCCAACGACGCCGACGGCATCCGCCACGCCGTGACCGCTGCGGGCGAGGCGCTGGACCGTGACGACACAGACAGCGCTGCGAGGCACTTCATCGACTACTGGATGGGACCCGGCAGCTGGGCCGCCACGCCCGCACCGCGCAAGCCCGCCATGGCCGAGTCGGTGCGACAGGTGCGGCGCTGGGGCGACGCCTTGTTCAACGAACCCACGCCACTGGCGGCCTTTCGCACGCTCGACGTGCCCGTGCTGTACATGGTCGGCGAGCGCTCGCCCACCTCGGCGCGGGGGGTGGCCCGGCTGCTGTGCGCCACCTTGCCGCAGGTGCAGCCGCTGACGTTCGCGGACCTGGGCCACATGGGGCCCATCACCCACGCCGAGCCGGTGAACGCGGCCATCGCCCGATTTCTGGCCGGGCTCTGA
- a CDS encoding L-threonylcarbamoyladenylate synthase has protein sequence MTLNASDPAAIEAAARRLAAGSLVGMPTETVYGLAADAGNASAVQRIFEAKGRPSDHPLIVHLPPAAADGWRAAVAPFAREAPDFAVALMQAFWPGPLTLILPRRPEVAAVAAGGQDSVGLRCPSHPAAQALLVAARAHGVHGVAAPSANRFGRVSPTTAAHVADEFAALPDEALLILDGGPCPVGIESTIVDCSRGTPVLLRPGAITPAQIEAACGEPVRERDEAAPRASGTLESHYAPRARLRLMPAQQLQAALDVLGADAKHIAVYARATLRAARSVPQRRMPDDAAAAAQALFAVLRELDATGVKLIWVETPPEGAEWDGVRDRLQRAAA, from the coding sequence CTGACCCTGAACGCCAGCGACCCGGCAGCCATTGAAGCCGCCGCCCGGCGCCTCGCCGCCGGCTCGCTGGTGGGCATGCCGACCGAAACGGTCTACGGCCTGGCGGCCGACGCGGGCAACGCCAGCGCCGTGCAGCGCATCTTCGAGGCCAAGGGCCGGCCGAGCGACCACCCGCTGATCGTGCACCTGCCGCCCGCCGCCGCGGACGGCTGGCGCGCCGCCGTGGCGCCGTTCGCGCGCGAGGCGCCCGACTTTGCGGTCGCGCTCATGCAGGCCTTCTGGCCCGGCCCGCTCACCCTCATCCTGCCGCGCCGGCCCGAGGTGGCGGCGGTGGCGGCCGGCGGGCAGGACTCGGTGGGGCTGCGCTGTCCCTCGCACCCGGCGGCGCAGGCCCTGCTGGTCGCGGCGCGGGCGCACGGCGTGCACGGCGTGGCCGCGCCCAGCGCCAACCGCTTCGGGCGCGTGAGCCCGACCACCGCCGCGCACGTGGCCGACGAGTTCGCGGCCTTGCCCGACGAGGCGCTGCTCATCCTCGACGGGGGCCCCTGCCCGGTGGGCATCGAGTCCACCATCGTCGATTGTTCGCGTGGCACACCGGTGCTCCTGCGCCCCGGCGCGATCACGCCCGCGCAGATCGAAGCCGCCTGTGGCGAGCCGGTGCGCGAGCGTGACGAGGCCGCTCCGCGCGCGTCGGGCACGCTCGAATCGCACTACGCGCCGCGCGCCAGGTTGCGGCTCATGCCCGCGCAGCAACTGCAGGCGGCGCTCGATGTGCTCGGTGCCGACGCGAAACACATCGCCGTGTACGCGCGCGCCACGCTGCGCGCCGCCCGCAGCGTGCCCCAGCGCCGCATGCCCGACGATGCCGCCGCCGCCGCGCAGGCGCTGTTTGCGGTGCTGCGCGAGCTGGACGCCACCGGCGTGAAGCTGATCTGGGTGGAAACACCGCCCGAAGGCGCGGAGTGGGACGGCGTGCGCGACCGGCTGCAGCGCGCCGCGGCCTGA
- the rimI gene encoding ribosomal protein S18-alanine N-acetyltransferase translates to MPGAALRGWPAAPDAHPQRRVAFEPMTEADLDTVHEVEKLAYTHPWSRRHFADSLASGYPAVLLLGEALPGETPHPRRVDGRVLLGYLVAMPGVDEVHLLNITVAPSQQRQGWARFMLDALALWSRGQRAQWLWLEVRASNAPARSLYQRYGFQQVGLRRAYYPAGQLQREDAVVMSLNLVAGGAGESR, encoded by the coding sequence ATGCCCGGTGCCGCCCTGCGCGGCTGGCCGGCCGCGCCCGACGCCCACCCCCAGCGCCGCGTGGCCTTCGAACCGATGACCGAGGCCGATCTGGACACGGTGCACGAGGTCGAAAAACTGGCCTACACCCACCCCTGGTCGCGCCGGCACTTCGCCGACTCGCTCGCCTCGGGGTACCCGGCCGTGCTGTTGCTCGGCGAGGCGCTGCCCGGCGAGACGCCGCACCCGCGTCGCGTCGACGGGCGCGTGCTGCTGGGCTACCTGGTGGCCATGCCGGGCGTGGACGAGGTGCACCTGCTCAACATCACCGTCGCGCCGTCGCAGCAGCGCCAGGGCTGGGCCCGCTTCATGCTGGACGCGCTCGCCCTGTGGTCGCGCGGCCAGCGGGCGCAGTGGCTGTGGCTGGAGGTGCGTGCCAGCAACGCGCCGGCCCGGTCGCTGTACCAGCGCTACGGTTTCCAGCAGGTTGGCCTGCGCCGCGCCTACTACCCCGCGGGGCAACTGCAGCGCGAAGACGCGGTGGTGATGAGCCTGAACCTGGTCGCCGGTGGCGCAGGAGAATCCCGATGA
- the tsaB gene encoding tRNA (adenosine(37)-N6)-threonylcarbamoyltransferase complex dimerization subunit type 1 TsaB, producing MPSLPRLLAIDSSTDILSVALGSGAPGEPVWRYSGPGAAQSSATLLPTVQSLLAQAGWALHSLDAIVFGRGPGSFTGLRTACAVAQGLAYGAGGLPVLPVDTLLALAEAAREQRVMAGLPLPTVIAALLDARMDEMYVALHACGPLGLEATPLQPPRLCAPALLGAHLRQSLPAGVSLEAGDCLLAGNVFEPYAAGLADLPGPRERALPTAAALLALAPALLAAGRAVAAQDALPLYVRDQVARTTAERERLRLEQAAQRPAPLGA from the coding sequence ATGCCTTCTTTACCGCGCCTGCTCGCCATCGACTCCAGCACCGACATCCTCTCGGTGGCGCTGGGCAGCGGCGCGCCGGGCGAGCCGGTCTGGCGCTACAGCGGGCCGGGTGCGGCGCAGTCCTCGGCCACGCTGCTGCCCACGGTGCAGTCCCTGCTGGCCCAGGCCGGCTGGGCCTTGCACAGCCTGGACGCGATCGTGTTCGGTCGCGGCCCGGGCTCGTTCACCGGCCTGCGCACCGCTTGCGCGGTGGCCCAGGGGCTGGCGTACGGCGCGGGTGGTCTGCCGGTGCTGCCGGTGGACACCTTGCTGGCCCTGGCCGAAGCGGCGCGCGAACAGCGCGTGATGGCCGGCCTGCCACTGCCGACCGTGATCGCGGCCCTGCTCGACGCCCGCATGGACGAGATGTATGTGGCGCTCCACGCCTGCGGCCCGCTGGGCCTGGAAGCCACGCCGCTGCAGCCGCCGCGCCTGTGTGCGCCCGCCCTGCTCGGCGCGCACCTGCGCCAGAGCCTGCCGGCGGGGGTGTCGCTGGAGGCGGGCGACTGCCTGCTGGCGGGCAATGTGTTCGAGCCCTACGCCGCCGGGCTGGCCGACCTGCCCGGGCCGCGCGAGCGCGCGCTGCCCACGGCGGCGGCCCTGCTGGCACTCGCGCCAGCGCTGCTGGCCGCCGGCCGGGCCGTGGCCGCGCAGGACGCCTTGCCGCTGTACGTGCGCGACCAGGTCGCGCGGACCACGGCCGAGCGCGAACGGCTGCGCCTGGAACAGGCCGCCCAGCGGCCCGCGCCGTTAGGTGCTTGA
- a CDS encoding 5-(carboxyamino)imidazole ribonucleotide synthase has translation MSLKPLLPGALSDRGQQMTLGVMGGGQLGRMFVQAAQAMGYFTAVLDPDPASPAGLISHYHIDTPYDDEQGLAQLMQRCDAITTEFENVPAPALLTLGAHRPVAPSSACVAVAQDRIQEKAHFVACGPISGVYPAPYAAIETPELLAAVPADLLPGIVKTARLGYDGKGQIRVKTREELAAAWEQLGRVPCVLEKLMPLQSECSVLVARGADGQVVAFPVQKNTHHDGILAITEVHEGAVPADLAARAQASTVAIANHLNYVGVLCVEYFVVDNGTGGSDLIVNEMAPRPHNSGHYTQNACDLSQFEAQVRALAGLPLPTPRQHSPAIMVNLLGDLWFNANGVRAQASEQPVSPPWAQVLALPGTHLHLYGKLSARPGRKMGHLNITGGSVAQVRETAAKVLVLLGLPPLA, from the coding sequence ATGAGCCTCAAACCCCTCTTGCCCGGCGCTCTCTCCGACCGTGGCCAGCAGATGACCCTGGGTGTCATGGGCGGCGGCCAGCTCGGCCGCATGTTCGTGCAGGCCGCGCAGGCCATGGGCTATTTCACGGCGGTGCTCGATCCCGATCCCGCCAGCCCGGCCGGGCTGATCAGCCACTACCACATCGACACGCCCTACGACGACGAGCAGGGCCTGGCGCAGCTGATGCAGCGCTGCGACGCGATCACCACCGAGTTCGAGAACGTGCCCGCGCCCGCGCTGCTCACGCTGGGTGCGCACCGCCCGGTGGCGCCGTCGTCGGCGTGCGTGGCGGTGGCGCAGGACCGCATCCAGGAGAAGGCGCACTTCGTGGCCTGCGGCCCGATCAGCGGTGTCTACCCCGCGCCCTACGCGGCCATTGAAACGCCCGAGCTGCTGGCGGCGGTGCCGGCCGATCTGTTGCCCGGCATCGTGAAGACCGCGCGCCTGGGTTACGACGGCAAGGGCCAGATCCGCGTGAAGACCCGCGAAGAACTCGCCGCCGCCTGGGAGCAGCTGGGCCGCGTGCCCTGCGTGCTGGAAAAGCTGATGCCGTTGCAGAGCGAATGTTCTGTGCTGGTGGCGCGCGGCGCCGACGGCCAGGTGGTCGCCTTCCCGGTGCAAAAAAACACCCACCACGACGGCATCCTCGCGATCACCGAAGTCCATGAAGGCGCCGTTCCGGCCGATCTGGCGGCGCGCGCACAGGCCAGCACGGTCGCCATCGCGAACCACCTGAACTACGTGGGCGTGTTGTGCGTCGAGTACTTCGTGGTGGACAACGGCACGGGCGGCAGCGACCTGATCGTCAACGAGATGGCGCCGCGTCCGCACAACAGCGGCCACTACACGCAGAACGCCTGCGACCTGTCGCAGTTCGAGGCCCAGGTGCGCGCGCTCGCCGGCCTGCCGCTGCCCACCCCGCGCCAGCACAGCCCGGCCATCATGGTCAACCTGCTGGGCGACCTGTGGTTCAACGCCAACGGCGTGCGCGCCCAGGCCAGTGAGCAGCCGGTGTCGCCGCCCTGGGCGCAGGTGCTGGCGCTGCCGGGCACCCACCTGCACCTCTACGGCAAGCTCAGCGCCCGCCCGGGCCGCAAGATGGGCCACCTGAACATCACCGGCGGCTCGGTGGCGCAGGTGCGCGAGACGGCGGCGAAGGTGCTGGTGCTCCTGGGTCTGCCCCCTCTCGCCTGA
- a CDS encoding PQQ-dependent sugar dehydrogenase has translation MPSPRVLPPRLIPCLAAFGLLLGSAWTAQAHAAGASAYATRGECAGYPRVALTAPKGWCVGLVADARDGLLMPRRLLEVSPGRFWITDMGTWDAHRGRLLELNTAGQPGDKGRVRVLARGLDRPHGLVRGPDGRIYIAEAGTIWRTPLANIEREDVLRDLPSDGAHPLKELVFGRRGRFFLNMGSATDACRDEQQQQAMPCPEATGPRPRAAVYEVHLGGPDFKLQVFRPFSLGLRNSLGLALTQDTTNGAERLWQAENSVDYIDNQLPGEELNELRRGTHHGWPYCVSIEAGRGVPARGYEARARCDTPDHQAPYDTWPAHVAPLQLLAVPPVAAGQPELPWSGRLLAVWHGHRAPGHRIVAWRLGPDGRPAGERENIVSGWLAMPGLRPLGNPAGITLDSQGRLWVVEDRNRTVLVVAPDSAPGAP, from the coding sequence ATGCCGTCGCCCCGTGTCCTTCCCCCCCGTCTGATCCCTTGCCTCGCTGCGTTCGGCCTGCTGCTGGGCAGCGCCTGGACGGCCCAGGCCCACGCCGCCGGCGCTTCGGCCTACGCCACCCGGGGCGAATGCGCCGGCTACCCGCGCGTGGCGCTGACCGCGCCCAAAGGCTGGTGCGTGGGCCTCGTGGCCGACGCGCGCGACGGCCTGCTGATGCCGCGGCGCCTGCTCGAGGTGTCGCCAGGGCGTTTCTGGATCACCGACATGGGCACCTGGGACGCGCACCGGGGCCGCCTGCTGGAACTCAACACCGCCGGACAACCCGGCGACAAGGGCCGCGTGCGCGTGCTGGCCAGGGGCCTGGACCGGCCGCACGGCCTGGTCCGGGGCCCCGACGGGCGCATCTACATCGCCGAAGCCGGCACCATCTGGCGCACGCCACTGGCCAACATCGAACGCGAAGACGTGCTGCGCGACCTGCCCAGCGACGGCGCGCACCCGCTCAAGGAACTGGTGTTCGGGCGGAGGGGGCGGTTTTTCCTGAACATGGGATCGGCCACCGACGCCTGCCGCGACGAACAGCAGCAGCAAGCCATGCCCTGCCCCGAAGCCACCGGCCCGCGCCCGCGTGCCGCCGTGTACGAGGTGCACCTGGGCGGCCCCGATTTCAAGCTGCAGGTGTTCCGCCCGTTCTCGCTGGGCTTGCGCAATTCGCTGGGCCTGGCGCTGACGCAGGACACCACCAACGGTGCCGAGCGCCTCTGGCAGGCGGAAAACTCGGTGGACTACATCGACAACCAGTTGCCCGGCGAGGAGCTCAACGAACTGCGTCGCGGCACCCACCACGGCTGGCCCTACTGCGTGAGCATCGAGGCAGGCCGCGGCGTGCCGGCCCGCGGCTACGAAGCGCGCGCGCGCTGCGACACCCCCGATCACCAGGCCCCGTACGACACCTGGCCGGCCCATGTGGCACCGCTGCAACTGCTGGCCGTGCCACCCGTCGCGGCGGGCCAGCCGGAGCTGCCCTGGAGCGGCCGGCTGCTCGCGGTCTGGCACGGCCACCGGGCACCGGGGCACCGCATCGTGGCCTGGCGGCTCGGCCCGGACGGCCGCCCCGCCGGCGAACGCGAGAACATCGTCTCGGGCTGGCTCGCCATGCCCGGGCTGCGCCCCCTGGGCAACCCCGCCGGCATCACGCTCGACAGCCAGGGGCGGCTCTGGGTGGTCGAAGACCGCAACCGCACGGTGCTGGTGGTGGCCCCCGACAGCGCGCCCGGCGCCCCGTAA
- a CDS encoding uracil-DNA glycosylase, whose protein sequence is MNTPTDDDQAATSFVPRLDARQRAMLAEMGVKVWAPRAVAPEASVEAAPVAGPDAAPPAPARPPVAAVAAPVRAPVAPPVVPAPAAAPVVAPAERQRPADVAAMDWATLQSTVAGCEACGLCKSRRNTVFGVGDRQADWMIVGEAPGENEDLQGEPFVGAAGQLLDNMLRAVGRGRSGEGAQGAYIANVLKCRPPANRNPQPAEVAQCEPYLARQVALVRPKIIVAMGRFAVQSLLRTDEPIGRLRGRVHRYEGVSVIVTYHPAYLLRTPADKAKAWADLCLAMETAQGAAG, encoded by the coding sequence ATGAACACCCCCACCGACGACGATCAGGCCGCCACCTCCTTCGTGCCCCGGCTCGACGCGCGCCAGCGCGCCATGCTGGCCGAGATGGGCGTCAAGGTCTGGGCGCCCCGCGCCGTGGCGCCGGAGGCCAGCGTCGAGGCCGCCCCGGTCGCCGGGCCGGATGCCGCGCCGCCAGCACCCGCTCGCCCGCCGGTGGCGGCCGTCGCAGCGCCGGTGCGAGCACCCGTGGCGCCGCCGGTGGTGCCCGCACCCGCCGCCGCACCCGTGGTGGCACCGGCCGAGCGCCAGCGCCCGGCCGACGTCGCCGCCATGGACTGGGCCACGCTGCAATCCACCGTCGCTGGTTGCGAGGCCTGCGGCCTGTGCAAGAGCCGGCGCAACACCGTGTTCGGCGTGGGCGACAGGCAGGCCGACTGGATGATCGTCGGTGAGGCGCCGGGTGAAAACGAGGACCTGCAGGGCGAGCCCTTTGTGGGAGCGGCCGGCCAGCTGCTCGACAACATGCTGCGCGCCGTGGGCCGCGGCCGCTCGGGCGAGGGCGCCCAGGGCGCCTACATCGCCAACGTGCTCAAGTGCCGCCCACCGGCCAACCGCAACCCGCAGCCGGCCGAGGTCGCGCAGTGCGAGCCCTATCTTGCGCGGCAGGTGGCGCTGGTGCGGCCGAAGATCATCGTCGCCATGGGGCGTTTTGCGGTGCAGTCGCTGCTGCGCACCGACGAACCCATCGGTCGCCTGCGCGGGCGCGTGCACCGCTACGAGGGCGTGTCGGTCATCGTCACCTACCACCCCGCCTACCTGCTGCGCACCCCGGCCGACAAGGCCAAGGCCTGGGCAGACCTGTGCCTGGCCATGGAGACGGCGCAGGGAGCGGCGGGCTGA
- the purE gene encoding 5-(carboxyamino)imidazole ribonucleotide mutase, producing MSSIQVGVVMGSSSDWDTMQHAVQILKDFGISHEARVVSAHRMPDDMFAYAEAAVGRGLKAIIAGAGGAAHLPGMIAAKTVVPVLGVPVQSKALSGVDSLHSIVQMPKGVPVATFAIGAAGAANAALFAVAMLASENPALRAQLEAFRTAQTEAARNMTLPT from the coding sequence ATGAGTTCCATCCAGGTGGGCGTGGTCATGGGTTCCAGCAGCGACTGGGACACCATGCAGCACGCCGTGCAGATCCTCAAAGACTTCGGCATATCGCACGAGGCGCGCGTGGTCTCGGCGCACCGCATGCCCGACGACATGTTTGCCTACGCCGAAGCGGCCGTGGGCCGGGGGCTCAAAGCCATCATCGCGGGCGCGGGTGGCGCCGCCCACCTGCCGGGCATGATCGCCGCCAAGACGGTGGTGCCGGTGCTGGGCGTGCCGGTGCAGTCCAAGGCGTTGTCGGGTGTCGATTCGCTGCACAGCATCGTGCAGATGCCCAAGGGCGTGCCGGTGGCCACGTTCGCCATCGGCGCCGCCGGTGCGGCCAACGCGGCGCTGTTTGCCGTGGCAATGCTGGCGAGCGAGAACCCGGCTTTGCGCGCGCAGCTCGAAGCCTTCCGCACCGCGCAGACCGAAGCTGCGCGCAACATGACCCTGCCGACCTGA
- the dacB gene encoding D-alanyl-D-alanine carboxypeptidase/D-alanyl-D-alanine endopeptidase, with product MTCLPPLRFAAIALFAALSLPLLAQDSDLGAGEPRPAPEVDLTVPPAAPAPVVALPRPVAPPEVRALGNTGLPGTVLAALRRAQVPASALSALVLPVSGEGPERIRHRAEVPINPASVMKLVTTYAAMDLLGPDFTWSTRFATDGVVDKGTLRGNLYIQGGGDPKLVLERIQAAFQSLQDKGVVVVLGDMVLDHSAFEITPRDPGAFDGEALRPYNASPDALLVNFKSVVLRFMPDPAAGVARVFSEPPMAGLAIDATLPLSRGGCGDWRGAIAARFDDVNAIRFEGRYPLSCGDKEWPVAYQDPASYAARALEGLWRNSGGALTGQVRTGATPARARLLHEARSLPLSEIIADVNQWSNNVMAQQVFLTLGQLAPARVNSMTVPRGRLTPVRPGRLERSREILGRWWKTTFGIRHATPVMENGSGLSRIERITPDALGALLRHAARHPQGEKFVQSLSVAGIKGTAARIGRSPDSLVHGNAWLKTGTLRDVTGIAGYVNAGHGARYAVVGFINHPNAVAARPALDALVEWTANLPD from the coding sequence ATGACCTGCCTCCCCCCTCTGCGCTTCGCTGCGATCGCCTTGTTCGCCGCCCTCTCCCTGCCCCTGCTCGCGCAGGACAGCGATCTGGGCGCGGGCGAACCGAGGCCGGCACCCGAGGTTGACCTGACGGTGCCGCCGGCCGCGCCCGCGCCCGTGGTCGCCCTCCCCCGCCCGGTCGCGCCGCCCGAGGTCCGGGCGCTGGGAAACACCGGCCTGCCCGGCACCGTGCTCGCGGCGCTGCGGCGGGCGCAGGTGCCGGCCAGCGCCCTGTCGGCCCTGGTGCTCCCGGTCTCGGGCGAGGGGCCCGAACGCATCCGCCACCGCGCCGAGGTGCCGATCAACCCGGCCTCGGTGATGAAGCTGGTGACCACCTACGCGGCCATGGACCTGCTGGGGCCCGACTTCACCTGGTCCACGCGTTTTGCCACCGACGGCGTGGTCGACAAAGGCACGCTGCGCGGCAACCTCTACATCCAGGGCGGTGGCGACCCCAAGCTGGTGCTCGAACGCATCCAGGCGGCCTTTCAGTCGCTGCAGGACAAGGGGGTCGTGGTGGTGCTGGGCGACATGGTGCTCGACCACAGCGCCTTCGAGATCACGCCGCGCGACCCTGGCGCCTTCGACGGCGAGGCGCTGCGCCCCTACAACGCCAGCCCCGACGCGCTGCTGGTCAACTTCAAGTCGGTGGTGCTCAGGTTCATGCCCGACCCGGCGGCCGGCGTGGCCCGCGTGTTCAGCGAGCCGCCCATGGCCGGCCTGGCCATCGACGCCACGCTGCCACTCTCGCGCGGCGGCTGCGGCGACTGGCGCGGCGCCATCGCCGCACGTTTTGACGACGTGAACGCGATCCGCTTCGAGGGCCGCTACCCCCTGAGCTGCGGCGACAAGGAATGGCCGGTGGCCTACCAGGACCCGGCCAGCTACGCCGCGCGTGCGCTCGAAGGCCTGTGGCGCAACAGCGGCGGCGCGCTCACCGGCCAGGTGCGCACCGGCGCCACGCCGGCCCGTGCGCGGTTGCTGCACGAGGCCCGCTCGCTGCCGCTGTCCGAGATCATCGCGGACGTCAACCAGTGGAGCAACAACGTGATGGCCCAGCAGGTGTTCCTCACGCTGGGGCAGCTGGCGCCGGCCCGGGTGAATTCGATGACCGTGCCGCGCGGGCGCCTCACGCCGGTGCGGCCCGGTCGACTGGAGCGCTCGCGCGAGATCCTGGGCCGCTGGTGGAAAACCACTTTCGGCATCCGCCACGCCACGCCGGTGATGGAGAACGGCTCGGGCCTGTCGCGGATCGAGCGCATCACGCCCGACGCCCTGGGCGCGTTGCTGCGCCACGCGGCACGCCACCCGCAGGGCGAGAAATTCGTGCAGTCGCTCTCGGTGGCGGGCATCAAGGGCACGGCCGCGCGCATCGGGCGTTCACCCGACAGCCTGGTGCACGGCAACGCCTGGCTGAAAACCGGCACGCTGCGCGACGTGACCGGCATCGCCGGGTACGTGAACGCGGGCCACGGCGCGCGCTACGCGGTGGTGGGCTTCATCAACCACCCCAACGCGGTGGCGGCCCGCCCGGCGCTGGACGCGCTGGTGGAGTGGACGGCGAATCTGCCTGACTGA